DNA sequence from the Malus sylvestris chromosome 10, drMalSylv7.2, whole genome shotgun sequence genome:
CATACACATAAGTGGACCTTCACCACGCCCAATGGACTTATAAGTGCAATTGTTGTGATATTTTGAATGTAGGGCTGGGTGGTTAGCATACTTCCTCCTTTTTATTTAGAGCAAGTAGAGATctagagctcgtttggatgtacttttaaaatgattgaaagcgttttttgtgaaaaaacttTTGGaaacaatccttagtaaaaatgctagTAAATTCTGGAAAAGTACTTAAAGTGCTTTATGAAAGAAGCACATACCTAGTcttcttgtagaaagcacttaaagtgtttttggaatccaaaaatattttctctgaaagtacttttagtcattttaaaagcacatctaaATGAGCCCCTAGCCAAGAGGAATTTAgcccttttttcctttttttttattgttgttgttcaTTGTTCATATTAATTTTGTTCTACAAGCTTCCTCTGGCTTAAGCATTGAactcattcattttttttcaaaagataTATAGGTGTTTTGGGACAGGTAATTTAAAGTTAGACTCTCACTTATGTTTTGTACTCTTGCATGTCTCTCTTTGTTTCTCTAAActtattttattctttattttttattttttgagaggAAACGACAGCGATTTTATTCATATTAAGAAGAAGGTATACAATCTTCAAAGAGGATATCTTGGATTATATCCGGAGGTTCCTCAAaccaatgaaaattaaaaagaaagacTAAGGTTAACTTGGCCAATCTATGAGCCGCACCATTGGTAGAACGAGGAATGTGGCAAATTTTAGAGGAACCAAAGCCCTGCAGACTCTCCCGGACctcatccaccaccaaataCATAGAGGAAGACCCCATCCTCAAGCTCCCAACTCCCTGAACAACTTGCAAAGCATTAGTCTCTGGGAGAATACTTTGAAAATCACGTTGCATAGCCCAACAAAGACATTTTCGAGCAACCAACAGTTCAACCGTATAAGGGTTATTAATGTGAGATACTTGGCGAACGAAACCTCCAGCATAGCTACTGGCTTCGTCACGGAAAACCACGCCAATCCCCTCATTTCAGTAGCAGCACAAAAGGCGCCATCAACATTGATTTTAAACCAACCAGTGGGAGGAGGAGACCATCGGGAAGTCAAGTGTAGAGACCAAGGTTGCGATGTAGGTTGGGCTTTGGTAAAGGCATCAAATTGAAGATTTGTGGAGTAGCTAACTAGAGCCAGATTCTCAAGCTTACCATCCCATAACAAGGCATTCCTGGCGCGccaaaattgaatgaattagCATCAAGAATAAATTACAAAGAGTGGGAGAAAGAGAACCAATAACCGCAGAAAACCAATCCCAAATGAAGGAGTATGCCAAAGGTTTCTGGCCCAAATTCATGTTGGAGAAGAACACTGCTTGGGCAAATGGACAAGCACTAAACACATGTAGCGCTGACTTCGAAGAGGAACTACACAAAACACAAATATTGTCCACCGCCACCCTTTTTTTCTCCAAGTTCGAACGAGTAGGCAGAATATTGAGACAAGCCTTCCAAGCACATATTTTGTCCTTTCCTGGGACCAAGGCTCTCCAGATTTTGTTCTAGATAGAGGTCTTAAGTGTGCTTTGATTGGATGGGGAGGCAAGATCACGTAAAGAGATGGCAACCTTATAGGCACTTTTGACAGAAAACAACCCCTTAGAATCATAATTCCACATTAGATGATTCGAAGGTAATCTGCCACTTAATGAGATTGAGAGGATCCATGCTGCCTGACAAGGAGGAAATAAAGAGCTAATGAGATTAGTGTTCCAAGTGGCCGACTCTGGGATAATCAATTAGGACACCCACTCCACATCACAACTTGCAGGGGGATGAGAGAAAGGCCTAAAAATGTGAGGTCAATCAAGCCATCTGTCATGCCAAATATGGATAGAACATTCATCCCTACCCTCCATAAAGAACCACGCTCCAAGATAGAATGGGCTTCCAGAATGCCTCTCTAGCAAGCTGATGGAGCCACTCCCAATGGTGCATCTAGAATGTGTTGTGCGGAAAATATTTGGCTTTGAGAAAGTGAGATGTTAGAGAGCTTAGGTTTTGGAGAAGATACCAGCCTTGCTTAGTAAGAAGAGAAatgataactcatatatttaatgcatttataccatcaatTTCTAgtctctttgtgatgttttttagTTAAACTGGTTGCATTTTACCTTATTTTGTGTTAGTGTGCAGTTACATGTACTTTAGGATTAATTTGaaggcaaagaagagaaaacatACCATTTTTGGAGCTAACCCTTATTCAAACGTGGAGAGAAGTTTAATGGTCTGTTTTAAAGCCCAAATAAAGTTGTTACTTGTTTTGAAGTCCAAATAAAGAATCCAAAGTGAATTTGGCTAGTTAGAAGACCAAGAGCAGAATGTGAAATGAATTGGAATATCTAGCCTGATTTGGAGGAGCCAAATAAGAAAAAATGTTCAAAACCTTGGCATAATGGTTGGGATCACCTTGCAATCAACTGCAGCCTCATTTAGCATATAAATAATTCAGATCACGTTTACATAAGCCCCCTTGGGGGACGCCCAtagctctctccctctctctctctcactctctctctttcttttctttctttggccTTTCTTCCACAAACAAAACCTTATTTCCCTTCACCATCTGTTGCCATCGAAGAAACCACGTTATCGCGctattcttggagaagttcaacaTAAGAATTGCTTTAAGGGGGTTTCTTCTATGAACTTTAGtttcactcatgttgttcttgatatttatatattttgtaatcaTGTTTTGTAATTAAGTTCATTGTTGGGGATTTAACTGTAACCTTGCAAAACTGCTCTTtgttattaagttaaagtattcaAATTACCAATCTATGTTCTTGTTTTATTCattgattttatagtttaatcttaatgtttgatcaccattagggctgcttatgaattatttgatcaaggttatagtacacatcatacttaatcttggtagacatgTGAATGATTGAAAAAACTGTTATGCATACATCTtgccatgtgatttctttggttctttgaagttttcttaTTCTTAATGGATTCTTATTTGGTAATCTAAGTTGAACATTACAACTAGGTTGCAGATTAGGAGTACTTGATCTCAACTACACATCAGATGGATGTTCATAAATGAGTAAAATGAACCCTAGTTGCAAATTGGAGAGTTGATTGcattttgacttaattttcatggaattgACTTGTAATGGTGAAATCAGTATCCCTAATTCCTTTCCCATCGTTTCTGAATCATTCTATTATTCATATTTGCATTCTCTTGCATTTAAGTTACTTTACTTCTCAAATCAAAATCCAATCTCAATTTGTTAGTTTCATTGTTTATTTAGGGTTTACATAAATTAGTAATTCGTAGAGGTCTAATAAGTCCCtgtggttcgacacccttacaTGTGCCActatactatccttatatttgcacttgaAAGGAACACAACAAGCAACATTAAACTCATAGAGCGAACGGAAGCCAAGACCACCATCATTTTTCGGATGACACGTATTATCCCACAAGAGAAAATGAATGCACCGGGAGGATTCACCCTCATTATGTTTACTTTCTCTTATATTTATCAGTAATGCAAAAAATATGTCATGCCTTAGTTATAGTTTACTGAAAAACATATGCTAGAATTTTTTTATGGACATACTaggattttgtttgtttttgtctaACAACATTGTTAATTGTCTTCATATGTTCATatcaatttcttttgttttttgttacaCCATAGGTTCAATAGCAATGACGTAGGCGGTTTTGCtatacaaatatgttttttGTTGCACCATAGGTTGAAACATGAAGTTTAAAGACACATTTAAATCTAATTGTGCAAacattcatacaattttgtCTTGATGCATGTATATATTGTGGTAGTAAAAATTTGTTatcttcagtcttgacgaatGTGTAGTTATAAAAAAGATAAACACCTTTAATTAAAGACCAAAGCCGCGCACACCCACGAGGTGGAGGGAGTTTGGCAAATGGATAAGTCAGTTTCTCTGAAAACGAGAGAGAGTTTAGGGTTTGGTTGCATAGTGAAAGCTTACCATAATTTAGTGGAGAATGCAATATTTATAGAGACCGACCATGTGTGTAGGGTGTGCCTTGACATGTGTTGGCATCTGATTGGCCAAGGTAAGTCATCCGTTGGGTGGATGATGAAAGAATTGTTCTAAAGATATTATTTAATTAGATAATATCTTAGGATTATCTTGTAATATCATTGATTGGATATGACTGTGATTACTTACTTGAAGAGGTTGATCTCCAATTAGGAAAGCATAAAGATAAAATTTTCTAACTAAtcatatctttaatacatttgaCTTTTTTCCTTGCCATGAGTAGGGGAGCTTGATGAGGTTGTAATTAGTTGATCAGACCTTCAAGGATGTTGAACTACGTAAATTAAATGTGGTCTTGGCAATTTAATCAAGCCATTCTCATATTTCGGGAGGGTAAAAGTCCACATATCAACTCTAGGTTTTTTCGAATTATTTTCacagtaaaaagaaaaaagatttgtGTGCTGCATATAGCATGCCATAATGTAAAAAAGggtttttaactttaatccttgaaaaagattgaaatttgataaaaaccttgtgttagattacatattggTTATAATCTCTTGACGCGTCCTTAATTCAGACTAATTAATGTGTATTTTATTCAAcgtctcccattaaatatttttatttattaatatacgcatttaatttattttttggccggaaaaagtttttttaatttattaattttattgaacattcttcaaacttgaaagactcaattaatgtacctaaatgtatgtattgaaatgtattatattaaattaatgtacctaaatgttagtactgaaatatattatattaaatcaATGTACATAAATATGTATACCGAAATACATATATTAAAATGTATTCAATGatttaatatacctaaatgaGGAAGACaaagtgtcacatcccggcctgggcccccaccacatcccgggcttgacttcgtcgtagcacgatattgtccgctttaggccccgactacgccctcacggttttgtttctaggaactcacacgagaacttttcAGTGGGCCACCTATCATggaattgctctcgcgcgaactcgcttaacttcgtaGTTTCGATGGAacttgaagccagtgagctcccaaaaggcctcgtgctaggtaaagatgggaatatacatataagacttgtATGATCCACTtctctgggcgatgtgggatcttacacaaAGTATATCGAAATATATtgtacaacaaaatatattaagtttttttttgtgtcaaagaaaatatattatgatgaatgaaatgaaaactataattataatgaaagaaaattaatacattaaaattagaaagaaaaagagaaataattaaaacatcaaaatataattaataaatgaggtgattaatgtatcaagggactaaaattagattttgcaTTAATGTATCGAGGggctaaaattagattttgatcttactcatgatTTTAGTCTAAGAGTTATCTTTGTCatggattaaaatgaagttttctatataaaaaaagatATTTTAACGCGCAGGAACACGTGGAGAAatgttagttttaataaaaaatctatCGATTAAAATAATGGTTGTTGAATTTCTTATTGgatcattttttatttctccCAGAATCTAAATACCACTTCCCAAAATAATCTAATTCCTCTAAAATGGAAAttgaatattatttttcttttgttgtgtgGCCTATTCTGGTTTGATTGGTCCTTGTTTAGTAAACAGAGGAATATTCTGTAATTGAAATTCTTTGTTTTGATTATAACTACAGATTAGTAAACATGCAATTAATCataccaattaataaaaaagagtATCTGTGCTCCAGTAAAAAAATGCAACACACTGCTCTAAATTAACACATaatttgtaacaaaaaaaaaaaaagactaaatACATACTATTTTGTATTCTTTAGTGGGGAGTTTTGGCATTtcattggcaaaaaaaaaaaaacaaacaaaaaaaagagtgaagGGTCACTAAtaatcaaataataaaaaagagagaaaaataatgGAAAATGATTCTATCtcatcaaatctaatctagtgGCATGTGAGAGAGAGAACACCAGAATCACTGAAAACGgttaaacccaaaaccaaaactcCAGTACGGTTCTATTTTGGCGGTACTGATAAACCTTCCtttcctctcctctcctctccccaATTGAAACAAACCAGCCAAACCCTTACAATTTCCGCCccttcaactctctctctctctctctctagaaagaaagaagagatggAAGAAGAGGGCATTGGGTTGGTTCTGGGAAGAGCCACAGAGCTGAGATTGAAGATCAGCAACTGCATCCACAAAGCAAATCACCCACCACCCAAGAGAGAAAATGGATTCCACGCCGACGGCGAAGCAGCAGACAAAGTAGCagaagaaaacgaagaagaggaagtggaagaggAAGAGGCACATAAGCTTTTTAACATCTGCGACGCCCTCGAATCCCTTGAGAACCAGCTCTCTTCCTTACAGGTTTGTTTTTCGCCTCTAAACCCAATTTTCTTGATTGAGTTTTCTTTAAGGAGGGAGAaagattacaaaaaaaaaaaaaccctaatttttgcTGCACTAGAATGTCATTTACGATTGGGTAACTTAAAGTTTGAAACTTTACATTTTTCATGTATGTAATTATTGTAGTATGCTGTGTTCAATGCTTGAGTTTAGGGTTTAATTTCTTTCCATGTTGGTTTATACATGAACTATTTCTGAATGCTAAATTGCTGTTGTTTCGGTTTGTTTAAGAAAAACAATTACATCAAAAAGAGGGATGGGGGGTGTCGTTTCATGTACAGAATGTTCGAAAGATGTGTCTCACTGGTAGGATACCGATACCCCAATTGTTATATGAAATATATTATTGCTCACACATATGAACCACGGAGTTGAGGATGAAGTGGGTTCCCTCATTCTGGTACCGTAAGGCATGTTTGTCGTTGGTTACAGCAGTGCTCAGCCTATTCTTCGGTGATGCAGGGCTTACTGGGGCTGAGCCCTTGTCTGTGCTTGCACACACCATTCGTTATCCATCAATGGAAATTAAATACGTGGCTGAGTTTGTGTACCCATCTATGGGAACTTTTATATGCTAATTATTTGCATTTTCATGTTAATGTttagaaattgaaaattaagaaatggcatCACCTCCTATATCAGGTCTCGTAATGAAACTTACATCCTATGAAATCACTGAGTGTTGTGCATGCACAGGTTTTAAATTTGTGAAACTGCGGAAGACTTTGCAAGTACCGTGTAATTGGGGCTTAACttttgtttgggtttttttggtttttgggggggggggaagagataaaaataaaaattaaaaaaaaccctaatttaactgCACTTGTTTGTCAGATGCAATTGGGGCTTAACTTTTAAATATTTAGTGTCATTTATGTGTATATATGTGTCTCCTAGTTTGCTCTGTTAAATGGGGTGGCTTATGCTTGACTTTGGATTTAATTTCTTTCATAAAACTGTTACTTGGGCATTATTTATTAGGATCTTTAACAGTCTTCATCTTTGCACCATCACCTCCTATAACAGGTTGGGTAGGATGTAAGTTTGAGATAACCGAGGCTGCATTTGTCACATAGGATTGGCTTGGTTAGGATACTCACTAGATTCGAAGAATATGGAAGGAAAAAATGCATGACAACTTCCAAATGTTTTCAAAGTTGAAGGTAGAAGATAGAGTAGTCGTGAAAGAATATTATCCCCTTTAAATCCCCCAAAAATGGAAGGATTAGAAGGGTTACTTTCCTTCATGAGTActcatcttctaccttcaaCATGGACAATATGTGGAAGTTTccatccatttcttcctttaaAATCTAGCGAATTATTTTAGGAAAGTTGCATGTGCAGAAATCTACTTGTAAATCACTTATGACATGAAGAAAATGTGTTTCGTTTTTTAAGCCTAAGCAAAACATAATGTCAATGTCATCATCGAATTGCTAAGCAAATTTTTGCATCATGTAATGGCCATAGCGAACAAAATAGAAGTCAACCTCCCATCgaattttttcttctccttgtgTTGAACCCATTCGAGGCAAAATGAAAGAATTGAAGGAATCAGATAATTGAAGTTGAAATCATCAATATGTTTATTGATACTCCTTATATAGGCATACAAAACACTAAGATAACTAAGCCCAAAAAGCAGATCATTAGTATTCTTTCCTCGAAAGATCAATCATCAAGGCTTTAGATATTTTACACAACTCTATTAGAGAGAAGCCCAATGATTCAAGGAACCAATGATTTCAAATTACAAAACTTTTACAGAACCCAATACCTATAGTTGGCTAGAAAGGCTGGACTTGTGGTTCATTGAACTTCCATGCAAATGAACTACATGCTTGTCATTTTTGTGCTCACATTAAATTCCAGAGAATTCCTATTTAACCATGGAGGAAGGCATTAGATTTATGTTTACGGAGATTCGTGAATTAGTAATTGACACGTGAATTTTTGGAAATTCTTGAGTCTGAGACATACTGTTCTACATATTGTCAAACCCTTTTATGAGGATGAATGAATTGAAATCTTTTGTCAGCTCTGGTGAGTGATTTTCACGCGCTAGTATTATTTTCAACCATACTGATGCATTACACAAATTATTTGCTTGACATAAATTATTCTGAGTGTCTACATTCCATCTGTTGCTAAGCACTTCTGATTGAATTCTTATTGATGTCCAAGTGTTAACATGATTTTATCATattaatcatttttaattaGTGATTGGTTGCCCTTTCCAGGGAAACCATACTGCCGGTGAGTTCAtcataatgtttttttatttataattagaGCTATATTAGTCAAGAATGAACCTGTTTTATGTCTTGGGAAAGTGACACCTTGGATTCACCTATTATTGGAATTTTGaaaatatatgaacattttaatgtTTGTGGAAAACGATTTTATAATataggttttgaattttgttttattttattttcaggcTTTGCAACAGCAGCAAACGTATGAAAGGGAAGTTGCCCTTTCTGAGATTGAAAGCAGCCGCAAGATGCTACTCGACAAACTTAAAGAGTACAAAGGGGAGGAATTAGAAGTGTTACGTGAGGCTTCTGCTTTTGCAGGTGAAACAGTAGAGCACAACAATGATCTTTTGCTTCCTCCATATCCAAGCCGCTCTCCACACACTCTCTCTGTAGAAAATGGCTATTTACCACCTGCACACAAGTCTCCACGAAATGGGATAAGCTGTGGTGATCCGACCAATGGAGCGAAGAAGAATTTGAGCGAGACAGATAAGATGCAAAGTGGATCCAAAAACTCAAAAGGGTTGGGATTTTTCTTAAGCACCGCAGCCAAGACCTTGCTTACTATTGTTGGTGCGGCATCTGTATTAAGCCTTACTGGTTTTGGGCCTAAACTTGTGAGAAGTAATGCCATTTTCAAAATATCCGGTCTTTCTCAGCAACCACAAACTAAAGAACAGAGATCAACCATTGAATGCCCCCCTGGGAGAGTCCTTGTGGTGGAAGATGGGAAAGGGCGATGCGTTGTGAAAGAGAGAGTTGAAGTTCCCTTCTCTTCAGTTGTTGCAAGACCAGATGTAAACTATGGGTGCGGTTAAACGTTTCCTCCTTCCATCTTTTTGTATATCTTGTTTCGTTGTCATAAGCTGTAATAGAGATCTGATCTCTAATGATCCGAGCTGTCCTAATCTTTCACGAGTAGTGCTTCCTAAGCATAGAAGTAGTTCAGGGTATTTGGAGGGTGCTTGGTTCTGGCCGAACTTTTTAAAAATGTACAGTGGAAAATCTGCTGTTTTAAGATCCAATGATTGCAGCGTCAAGTCTCGAGTCTGATTGTTTAATTAGATAATGGTGGAGTAACGAAACCCAACTTCGATTTTACGTACTGAAATTTGTTCTGGGTTCATCCGTTGTCTGTGTGATCTTCCGTATGGAGTTGCTGTCTGTGTGATGCTCCGTATGGAGTTGTGATTGGTTACCTTCTGTGAGCTTAAACCTTTGAGGTTTCTCTTATGAACTGCAGATGTTCTTTTACTAGCTTTACTCGTCCCCACCAATCTCGACTAATAGTTGCCATGAGAAAGTGGATGGAAGTGGGTATTGCTATCCCCCAGTCGTAACTCTGACGAAACACCTCGTGGTGTTGGTTCTCTCTCATGGATTCTTGTGTGGTGATTGGTTATCTGCAGATAGGGGTGGTATTGGTACGGTTACTGTACCAAAATCCATGTaccaattaccataccaaatTTTTTGGTATgacaaaatctattaccattactgTGCCAAAGTTTCGGTATACCGAATTTCGGCATACCAAATAGTTTGGTTGACAtggtatggtaatggtaattaccactttgttttgggccgttcttttgggccaaaatttgattttttttcccaaGGCCCAAACGTGTTTTGGCCACTCCCTTTGGGTttctaaaacttttttatttaattatgagaATTTTATAGAGATTCATTTAAGAAACAAGAAGTAAATAGATGGAAGAATTGCTGAAAGAACCCAATAtccctaaaaaaaatagtacaaaGATTCCTAAATTTAATTTCTACATTctttaaaattgtacaaaaattaaCTTGATAGACGAAGCCAGAGAGAAAGACATCCCAATTTGATGAAGGAGAAGATGAGATGGACTCCGAAGAGAGAGTCACCGAAACTGGAGCAACAGAGATGAAGTCGGTGGTTAGATGAGTGAAAAGATGAAGAGTTGTAGCACAAGAAGGCTTATGGTTTTTATTGGGAAAGTAGAGATTAGAGGGTGAGATGATTGGTTAAATGactaggaaaaaaatataaagtgcatatataatgataataatacctaaata
Encoded proteins:
- the LOC126587336 gene encoding plastid division protein PDV2-like; this translates as MEEEGIGLVLGRATELRLKISNCIHKANHPPPKRENGFHADGEAADKVAEENEEEEVEEEEAHKLFNICDALESLENQLSSLQALQQQQTYEREVALSEIESSRKMLLDKLKEYKGEELEVLREASAFAGETVEHNNDLLLPPYPSRSPHTLSVENGYLPPAHKSPRNGISCGDPTNGAKKNLSETDKMQSGSKNSKGLGFFLSTAAKTLLTIVGAASVLSLTGFGPKLVRSNAIFKISGLSQQPQTKEQRSTIECPPGRVLVVEDGKGRCVVKERVEVPFSSVVARPDVNYGCG